In the genome of Henningerozyma blattae CBS 6284 chromosome 5, complete genome, one region contains:
- the OST5 gene encoding dolichyl-diphosphooligosaccharide--protein glycotransferase subunit (similar to Saccharomyces cerevisiae OST5 (YGL226C-A); ancestral locus Anc_3.543), producing MGYEQLFREYSQSTPISPSYKLESQPTYAIIACILAVLFISLGLTISSSKSNFAVKLILYTTVSALGSLFCGLSAVFASNSFGVYV from the exons atGGGTTACGAACAATTATTT AGAGAATATTCTCAATCTACACCTATTTCTCCATCATATAAATTAGAATCACAACCAACCTATGCTATAATAGCTTGTATTTTGGcagtattatttatttcattaggTTTAACTATTTCTAGTTCTAAATCAAACTTTGCTGTAAAACTCATCCTTTATACAACTGTTTCTGCTCTGGGCAGTTTATTTTGTGGCTTAAGTGCCGTGTTTGCTTCTAATTCATTCGGTGTATACGTGTGA
- the SFA1 gene encoding bifunctional alcohol dehydrogenase/S-(hydroxymethyl)glutathione dehydrogenase — MSETQGKPIKCLAAVAYKAAEPLTVEEIIVEPPEAHEVRIKITHTAVCHTDAYTLSGVDPEGAFPCVLGHEGSGIVESVGEGVSSVKVGDHVIALYTAECGVCKFCKSGKTNLCGSVRETQGKGVMPDGTSRFKNLKGESLLHFMGCSTFSQYTVVADVSVVAINKTAPLQSVCLLGCGVTTGYGAAIKTANVQKNDTVAVFGAGTVGLSVVQGAQARGASKIIMVDVNSKKETYSRQFGATDFINPMTDLKPGETIVSKLVEMTDGGLDHTFDCTGNVKVMRDALECCHKGWGQSIIIGVAAAGQEISTRPFQLVTGRVWKGSAFGGVKGRSEMGGLIESYQKGDLKVDQFITNKRPFTEINAAFEDLHHGDCLRTVLDLEK; from the coding sequence ATGTCTGAAACTCAAGGTAAGCCAATTAAATGTTTAGCTGCTGTTGCATACAAGGCAGCAGAACCATTAACtgttgaagaaattatcgTGGAACCTCCAGAAGCTCACGAAGTTCGTATTAAAATTACTCACACCGCTGTTTGCCATACTGATGCATACACTTTATCTGGGGTTGATCCAGAAGGTGCTTTCCCATGTGTGCTGGGTCATGAAGGTTCTGGGATTGTAGAATCAGTAGGTGAAGGCGTTTCATCGGTTAAAGTTGGTGACCATGTAATTGCCCTATACACTGCTGAATGTGGTGTTTGTAAGTTCTGTAAGTCTGGCAAAACAAATTTATGTGGCTCTGTTAGAGAAACCCAAGGTAAAGGTGTTATGCCAGATGGTACTTCAAGattcaagaatttaaaagGCGAATCTCTATTACATTTTATGGGTTGTTCAACTTTCTCTCAGTATACTGTTGTTGCAGATGTTTCTGTTGTGGCAATCAATAAAACTGCACCATTACAATCTGTTTGTTTACTAGGTTGCGGTGTTACTACAGGATATGGTGCTGCTATTAAAACGGCCAATGTTCAGAAAAATGATACTGTAGCAGTCTTTGGCGCAGGAACTGTTGGACTAAGTGTTGTCCAAGGTGCTCAAGCCCGTGGCGCTTCTAAAATCATTATGGTTGACGTTAATTCTAAGAAAGAAACATATAGTAGACAATTTGGTGCTACTGATTTTATAAATCCTATGACTGATTTAAAACCAGGTGAAACAATTGTCAGCAAACTAGTTGAAATGACCGATGGTGGTCTTGATCATACTTTCGATTGTACAGGTAACGTTAAAGTCATGCGTGATGCTCTTGAATGCTGTCATAAAGGTTGGGGCCAatccattattattggtgTAGCTGCAGCAGGTCAAGAAATTTCAACTAGACCTTTCCAATTAGTCACTGGGAGAGTATGGAAAGGGTCTGCCTTTGGTGGTGTTAAAGGTCGTTCTGAAATGGGTGGGTTGATTGAATCTTACCAAAAAGGTGACTTAAAAGTTGATCAATTTATTACCAATAAAAGACCATTTACTGAAATCAATGCTGCCTTCGAAGATTTACATCATGGTGACTGCTTACGTACCGTTttagatttagaaaaataa
- the TBLA0E00400 gene encoding GATA-type transcription factor (similar to Saccharomyces cerevisiae GLN3 (YER040W); ancestral locus Anc_3.539): protein MSSLRDTTVGDSCSSSSSNSDNANDSSAPSKIDLTKSDEDSTRKSLTHIPIFQYNITKDKNKDVKEKDEMLKPKETQKQHSKPKDLFMNMQTFDSGLEALPADFDFTSLPDFKQSDLKDRHTNPLSFDHEFNQQNGEIANFWNFTIDDIPDDLDPSLFTPTNDINQKFKEYTKETTIESSNLDMIDQTQSKEVTKSISSTSIKKSSTSLSERKSTTLFEDKSSRSVTVEPEIKKLKKSSPKVDEEKIDKKNEEAEEEDTATKPPIQCENCKTVTTPLWRRDPRGKTLCNACGLFQKLHGSMRPISLRSDVIKRRNAKKRVKKDTNNNNNNNNNNNDLNNITSLRKQSGIKSNMIPKNTGNNIQSNTTNFSLTTNPNPNLINEDDLNYLSNPNLNLNHSIINPLASESVNMNMNIGNSSSSLFTGNNNLRLDLPNSNGSNNTNPNDFHNYRQFLQNDSTSGSYSSIPMSTSTTTSLTGNINQIRPNMFGYDIRSNSFNNQNNTSSDINLTDSSLLETSSLTRNDTYTKDNSRIPHYSSTSNLQRARYPSQHDLQNQNQNQHPFPNQNSNSTSNQYNMNIQNHLPQSNYQNSYPNTFQNSQQQNFQQNSYQSSYQNSYPNSNQNSYQQTNYQNCHQNTQYQQSNEIQQSSYYNGSGPKYNQMNSPSNNGIPPNNGHFQNNYAPTPSNYSYYNNNYNYNNNNFNSNNNIIDHNRNSHNHPNHNNINNITNITNINNNNLNNNNNITNNSNNAYIPQPNYNLVRSNNHPHQNNNNINNNNNNNNNNNNSNNNSAHINNNNHTHDISDIHGNKASFDLFDNGQVDTQNSTPNFINAISNQNPNYNEIPSNRLSQSNKGSNNVNNNLTDKNGNDNIPNNSNLYQPMVNNTSTTSQIAVSPNSSDQRFVRDGSFDNGRAASTIKDSPSVDLGANGLSRTGLSSSTQSMLSESHKDSYNKEPPQQTTENFDWLNFGL from the coding sequence atGAGTAGTCTGCGAGATACTACTGTTGGTGATTCATGTAGTTCCAGTAGCAGCAATAGTGACAATGCAAATGATTCTTCTGCTCCTTCAAAGATTGATCTGACAAAATCGGATGAAGATTCTACAAGGAAGTCGTTGACTCATATCCCAATTTTCCAATATAATATCACCAAAgacaaaaataaagatgtaaaagaaaaagacgAAATGCTTAAACCGAAAGAAACTCAAAAACAACATTCCAAACCCAAAGATCTGTTTATGAATATGCAAACATTTGACTCAGGTTTGGAGGCATTACCTGCAGATTTCGATTTCACTTCTTTACCAGATTTCAAACAATcagatttaaaagataGGCATACTAATCCTCTAAGTTTTGATCATGAATTTAATCAGCAGAATGGTGAAATTGCcaatttttggaattttaCAATCGATGATATTCCAGATGACTTAGATCCTTCTTTATTTACACCGACGAATgatataaatcaaaaatttaaagaatatacAAAAGAAACTACAATAGAAAGCTCTAACCTTGACATGATAGATCAAACACAATCAAAAGAAGTGACAAAGTCAATTAGTTCTACTTCAATTAAGAAAAGTTCAACTAGCTTATCGGAAAGAAAATCAACCACACtttttgaagataaatCTTCAAGATCAGTTACAGTTGAAccagaaattaaaaaattgaaaaaatcaagTCCTAAAgttgatgaagaaaaaatagataaaaaaaatgaagaagcAGAGGAAGAAGATACTGCAACTAAACCACCTATTCAATGTGAAAATTGTAAAACAGTCACTACTCCTCTTTGGAGAAGAGATCCAAGAGGGAAAACATTATGTAACGCATGTGgtttatttcaaaaattgcACGGCTCAATGAGACCCATATCTTTGAGATCAGATGTCATTAAAAGGAGAAATGCCAAGAAAAGAGTTAAAAAGGACacaaacaacaacaacaacaacaacaataataataatgacttaaataatataacgTCATTAAGGAAACAATCAGGTATTAAATCCAACATGATTCCTAAAAATACtggaaataatattcaatctAATACTACAAATTTTTCCTTAACAACAAACCCAAAcccaaatttaataaatgaggatgatttgaattatttatctaatccaaatttaaatttaaatcattcaaTCATCAATCCATTGGCGTCAGAATCAGTTAAcatgaatatgaatattgGAAATTCTTCTAGCTCATTGTTTAcaggtaataataatttaaggttagatttaccaaattcaaatggaagtaataatacaaaCCCAAATGACTTCCATAATTATAGAcaatttttacaaaatgaTTCAACCTCAGGCTCATATTCTAGTATTCCAATGTCAACTTCCACTACAACGTCTTTAACTGGTAATATCAATCAGATTAGACCAAATATGTTCGGTTATGACATCAGGagtaattcttttaataaccAAAATAACACAAGTAGCGATATTAATTTGACTGATTCATCATTACTAGAAACTTCAAGTCTTACAAGAAATGACACTTATACAAAAGATAATTCAAGAATTCCGCATTATTCAAGTACTTCTAATTTACAGCGAGCAAGATATCCATCTCAACATGACCTTCAAAaccaaaatcaaaatcagcATCCATTTCCAAaccaaaattcaaattcaactTCAAATCAATACAATATGAATATCCAAAATCACTTGCCACAAAgtaattatcaaaattccTATCCAAATACCTTTCAAAACTCTCAGCAACAAAATTTTCAACAGAATTCATATCAGAGTTCTTATCAAAATTCTTATCCAAACTCAAACCAAAATTCATATCAACAAACAAACTATCAAAATTGTCATCAAAATACACAATATCAACaatcaaatgaaattcAACAATCGTCTTATTACAACGGAAGTGGCCCCAAATATAACCAAATGAATAGTCCTTCTAATAATGGAATACCTCCTAATAATGGCCATTTCCAGAATAATTATGCACCAACTCCAAGTAATTACAGTTATTACaacaataattataattataataataacaatttcAATAGTAACAATAACATCATTGATCATAATAGAAATAGTCATAATCATCCCAATCATAACAATATTAACAATATTACCAATATTACCaatattaacaataataatcttaataataacaataatattactaataatagtaataatgcATATATTCCACAAcctaattataatttagtACGATCAAACAATCATCCTCAccagaataataataatattaataataataacaacaacaacaacaataataataatagtaataataacagtgcccatattaataacaataatcaTACACATGATATTTCAGATATTCATGGAAATAAAGCCAGTTTTGATCTTTTTGATAACGGTCAAGTGGATACACAAAATTCAACTCCTAATTTTATAAACGCTATATCGAATCAAAATCCAAACTATAATGAAATTCCAAGTAATCGACTATCTCAAAGTAATAAAGGCTCGAATAATgtcaataataatcttaCTGATAAAAATGGGAACGACAATATTCCCAACAATAGCAACCTTTATCAACCGATGGTGAATAATACTTCTACGACATCTCAAATAGCAGTATCTCCAAACTCTTCTGATCAACGATTTGTTCGTGATGGATCCTTTGATAATGGTAGAGCAGCCTCTACAATAAAGGATTCACCATCTGTTGACTTAGGAGCTAATGGTCTTTCAAGAACAGGGTTATCTTCTAGCACACAAAGTATGCTCTCTGAATCACATAAGGACTCATATAACAAAGAGCCACCTCAACAAACTACAGAGAATTTTGATTGGCTAAACTTTGGTCTTTAG
- the VRG4 gene encoding GDP-mannose transporter (similar to Saccharomyces cerevisiae HVG1 (YER039C) and VRG4 (YGL225W); ancestral locus Anc_3.538) — translation MSELKHAEHAGALTGIANSGPISILSYCFSSILMTVTNKFVVNLENFNMNFVMLFVQSLVCTVALIILKSLGYAKFRPFNKTDAKNWLPISFLLVLMIYTSSKALQFLAVPIYTIFKNLTIILIAYGEVLFFGGSVSTMELSSFLLMVFSSVVATWGDQQAIAAKAAETLTESGSFFNMGYIWMFTNCISSALFVLIMRKRIKLTNFKDFDTMFYNNVLALPILLLSSFCVEDWSSSNVATNLSGDSLTAMVISGLASVGISYCSGWCVRVTSSTTYSMVGALNKLPIALSGLVFFDAPRNFLSISSIFLGFLSGIVYAVAKQKKMRKNTAPK, via the coding sequence ATGTCCGAATTAAAACATGCTGAACATGCTGGTGCCTTGACTGGGATTGCAAACTCAGGTCCAATCTCAATCCTGTCATATTGTTTCTCATCAATTTTGATGACTGTCACAAACAAATTCGTCGtcaatttagaaaatttcaatatgaATTTCGTCATGTTATTTGTCCAATCTTTGGTTTGTACCGTAGCATTAATCATTTTGAAATCCTTAGGTTATGCTAAATTCAGACCTTTCAATAAAACCGATGCTAAGAATTGGTTACCAATTTCTTTCTTATTGGttttaatgatttacaCCTCTTCCAAAGCTTTACAATTCTTAGCTGTCCCAATCTATACTATCTTTAAGAATCTAACCATCATTTTGATCGCTTATGGTGAAGTCTTATTCTTTGGTGGTTCCGTTTCCACTATGGAATTATCATCTTTCCTATTAATGGTTTTCTCTTCTGTTGTGGCCACCTGGGGTGATCAACAAGCTATCGCTGCCAAAGCTGCTGAAACTTTAACTGAATCAGGATCTTTCTTTAACATGGGTTATATTTGGATGTTCACCAACTGTATCTCTTCTGCTTTATTCGTCTTAATCATGAGAAAGAGAATTAAGTTAACTAACTTCAAAGATTTCGATACCATGTTTTACAACAACGTCTTGGCATTACCaattttgttattatcTTCTTTCTGTGTTGAAGATTGGTCATCTTCTAACGTTGCCACTAATTTGAGTGGTGATTCTTTAACTGCCATGGTTATTTCAGGTCTAGCTTCAGTTGGTATCTCTTACTGTTCAGGTTGGTGTGTTAGAGTTACTTCTTCAACCACTTACTCGATGGTTGGTGCTTTGAATAAATTACCAATCGCATTATCTGGTCTAGTTTTCTTCGATGCCCCAAGAAACTTCTTATCTATTTCTTCAATCTTCTTAGGTTTCTTATCTGGTATTGTTTATGCCGTTGCTaagcaaaagaaaatgagaAAAAATACAGCTCCAAAATAG
- the KRE29 gene encoding Smc5-Smc6 complex subunit KRE29 (similar to Saccharomyces cerevisiae KRE29 (YER038C); ancestral locus Anc_3.537): MIEIIEIDSGDGSDMEIIRDSQTDDNDDDSLIILNDFKENPYESLLDSTDDEHDNNQFLDESLAGDAIFSLITQHKQSTNLDLDKNGGNNIKNEPSIKDSKVEIKQSDLGDDFDEELGKKMKRFRDISDDITTLKKRALDYEYRTDSNNIALLKKQIKYKEISNNYLEMVANETLSGKYKDWFFFTENSRFNEDILEDIENFSSKEIMLKYGDFKKLLVCFGTNIKYLYQDYNISDLKYKYDTLSILQPIDTMKVIIGHYFIIDPINFKKFFPSLLLDRNFYESLSIDDDWCTSFYNKITPKIFFKNYFKVVNKTDFFLHYRLIRIIPSSKNLIISLIFSTSVEVKDVEKNPVIEMFNYLIDEKNYKNLLYFILVLSGSNLVPFGSNKYVDYFQSCINDISDENSNEVELTLVRNILKLFEKVLS, translated from the coding sequence ATGATAGAGATTATTGAGATAGATAGTGGAGATGGTAGTGATATGGAAATTATTAGAGACTCTCAAACTGacgataatgatgatgactCTTTGATTATTCTGAATGATTTTAAGGAAAACCCATACgaatcattattagattcaACTGATGATGAACatgataataatcaatttcTTGATGAATCACTAGCTGGCGATGCAATCTTCTCTCTTATAACACAGCATAAACAAAGCACGAATTTAGATTTAGATAAAAATGGtggaaataatattaaaaatgagCCTTCTATTAAAGATAGTAAAGTTGAAATTAAGCAATCAGATTTAGGAGATGattttgatgaagaattaggtaagaaaatgaaaagatTTCGAGATATTTCAGATGATATAACcactttgaaaaaaagggCCTTGGATTATGAATATCGAACAGATTCGAATAATATAGCCCTATTGAAGAAgcaaattaaatataaagaaatttcaaataactATTTAGAAATGGTAGCTAATGAGACCTTATCaggaaaatataaagattgGTTCTTTTTTACTGAAAATTCTAGATTCAATGAAGATATCCTcgaagatattgaaaatttttcttctaaagaaattatGTTGAAATACGGTGATTTCAAAAAACTCTTAGTCTGCTTTGGTACgaatattaaatatctataccaagattataatatttcagatttaaaatataaatacgATACTCTATCAATTTTACAACCTATTGATACCATGAAAGTTATTATTGGacattatttcattattgatccaatcaattttaaaaaattttttccatCTTTACTGTTAGATAGAAATTTTTATGAGTCATTAtcaattgatgatgattggTGTACTTCCTTTTACAATAAAATAACTCCaaagatatttttcaaaaattattttaaagttGTAAATAAAACCGATTTTTTCCTTCATTATAGATTAATTAGGATTATACCaagttcaaaaaatttaattatctctttaatttttagtACTTCTGTTGAAGTAAAAGATGTTGAGAAAAATCCAGTAATCGAAAtgtttaattatttaattgacgaaaagaattataaaaatttgttatattttatattagtACTTTCGGGCTCAAATTTAGTTCCCTTTGGTTCAAACAAATATGttgattattttcaaagttgtattaatgatattagtGATGAAAATTCGAATGAAGTTGAACTAACATTAGTtcgaaatattttaaaattattcgAAAAAGTATTGAGCTAA
- the VID30 gene encoding glucose-induced degradation complex subunit VID30 (similar to Saccharomyces cerevisiae VID30 (YGL227W); ancestral locus Anc_3.544), with amino-acid sequence MTSAPIDNIDHKFMELLFPKYLLSQPVSYYLWMIYLDNRSLFKNNLDLSDTSLLNDDLSYITSSINNLNQNDLITMKKLHETNNLSNNNFLYNNNKNFQNFNGKLNTELKKKLWRRLNQLNVIGTLSFDSINDNYLIEVYKYFYPGNMNLSFNLSNNLITDDLKDDIDMSQKVKSEIDILTEYQRRHNNNTEGDEDDDEQIMDDDDDDDDDEEEEEDIDVDEEEDSEGSENSSMSEDDVGNIQVEIDTSVNDDIEQLQIENSENDIEMETESTNQTQITLNGDNDNNVAESVASNSYSHSHTTDESSNLSRQFKKGRISTSTNFENSQVNKSLNSISNRSNFSGSNNSEDVELTINETMKKQKENPYPHHFYQKIGYFLPYKWVSPFYDRLKLSDDGFSKLTVESKFSNHSTNDPSNINVQPYSNSSISENTSSLSGMNVSPNSNFDPVHDNGSSSNSNHSSLNRLRSSMHNANKKDEYSVTWANHFIPSNKLGIYYYEIEVLNTNKPNNPASNIIVGYKYWSDKTSINSDDLSGAPIGSINSSEIYSIEGTAFNNEGIIGAGSIRSSNIRGQSTNINQMSNRTGHIISTPQSVRRSSFLEVEATMEIPNNYIEHSDETSTKELDEDFMGYCGIDGKLVAGSESKDYSKPYGCHDIIGCGINYVNGTLFFTRNGVMLGTAFDDCHDCNFIPYIALKSGSSVKTNFGMFEEFAFDIDGYQDEWKAICYKHIFQTVDTPDILNEYATKNDLPKNKKKQKGANTRRKHSTEDEGEEEDDSVNPDNNNDTIRSVDDFMDTSDEADDDNNDERNVDQNMISSDDEDITSNGQISNGNDSTYSSNRLSNNVNISNTLNENEFVVKEFRYDEESNILRKPNTDKINNLQAGDGSLLGTLNTMINDYLIHEGLIDVAKGFLTDLKKEALDLEDNRKELEAINHNERQIIAEENNLRIRQELRRLINEKNISKCIECINKNLPQLLIKNIDLYFELRKAEYIMMIKGIPEKKFTINQVINEGQVLTQEFVHNKTVKEKYRNKFQKELINISSLLAYENPLTEAPEEVTIYLSSEYLHDRLFRMINESILQYLHRVNSCVLGDLVDYTRGMILTLQNVDYSNTSKNKYFKLLNLDEDILS; translated from the coding sequence ATGACTTCTGCtccaattgataatattgatcataaatttatggaattattattccCTAAATATCTATTAAGCCAACCAgtatcttattatttatggATGATATATTTGGATAATAGATcattgtttaaaaataatttagacCTTTCAGATACTTCATTGTTGAATGATGATTTATCATACATAACTTCATCaatcaataatttaaaccaaaatgatttaataacGATGAAAAAGCTTCATGAAACTAATAATCTgtctaataataactttctttataataataataagaattttcaaaattttaatggCAAATTGAATacagaattgaaaaaaaaattatggagaagattaaatcaattgaatgtTATTGGCACACTTTCTTTTGATTCGataaatgataattatctaattgaagtttataaatatttttatcccGGGAATATGAATTTAAGCTTTAAcctatcaaataatttaatcactgatgatttaaaagatgatattgatatgTCTCAAAAGGTTAAATCAGAAATAGATATATTAACAGAATATCAAAGAAgacataataataatacggAAGGcgatgaagatgatgatgaacaAATTAtggatgatgatgatgatgatgatgatgatgaggaggaggaggaggatATTGAtgttgatgaagaagaggaCAGTGAAGGTTCAGAGAACAGTAGTATGAGTGAAGATGATGTAGGTAATATCCAAGTAGAAATTGATACTAGCgttaatgatgatattgaacaattacaaattgaaaattctgAGAATGATATAGAAATGGAAACAGAAAGCACAAATCAAACTCAAATAACTCTAAATGgagataatgataataatgttgCAGAATCTGTAGCTTCTAATTCATATTCTCACTCTCATACAACTGATGAAAGTTCGAATCTTTCTCgtcaatttaaaaaaggAAGAATTTCAACTTCAACAAACTTCGAAAATTCACaagtaaataaatctttGAATTCTATTTCTAATCGATCAAATTTTAGCGGGTCAAATAATAGTGAAGATGTAGAGTTAACTATTAATGAAACTatgaaaaaacaaaaggAAAATCCCTATCCGCaccatttttatcaaaaaattggaTATTTCTTACCATATAAATGGGTATCTCCATTCTATGACAGATTAAAATTGTCAGATGATGGTTTTTCTAAACTGACAGTCgaatcaaaattttcaaatcacTCAACTAATGATCCATCTAATATCAATGTTCAGCcatattcaaattcttcgATATCAGAAAATACTTCTTCGTTGTCTGGAATGAACGTTAGTCCTAATTCTAATTTCGATCCAGTACATGATAATGGCAGTAGTAGCAATTCTAATCATTCCTCATTAAACAGACTAAGATCCTCAATGCATAATGCCAATAAAAAGGATGAATACTCTGTCACTTGGGCAAACCACTTTATTCCTTCCAATAAATTGGGtatctattattatgaaaTCGAGGtattaaatacaaataaacCAAATAATCCTGCTAGTAATATCATAGTAGGATATAAATATTGGTCTGATAAAACAAGCATAAACTCAGATGACTTATCTGGCGCTCCAATTGGCtcaataaattcttctGAAATTTATTCTATTGAAGGTACtgcatttaataatgaaggAATAATAGGTGCAGGCTCTATACGATCATCGAATATTCGTGGACAATCAACAAATATCAACCAAATGTCAAATCGTACAGGTCATATCATCTCAACTCCACAAAGTGTAAGAAGAAGCTCTTTCTTGGAAGTAGAAGCTACTATGGAAATTCCAAACAATTATATAGAACATAGCGATGAGACTTCCACTAAAGAGTTGGATGAAGATTTTATGGGATATTGTGGAATCGATGGTAAGCTAGTAGCAGGCTCTGAATCAAAAGATTATTCTAAACCTTATGGCTGTCACGATATTATTGGTTGCGGTATAAACTATGTCAATGGTACCTTGTTTTTTACCAGAAATGGTGTTATGTTAGGAACTGCTTTCGATGATTGCCATGACTGTAATTTTATCCCGTATATTGCTTTAAAGTCAGGCTCCTCAGTCAAAACTAACTTTGGTAtgtttgaagaatttgcttttgatattgatgGTTATCAAGATGAATGGAAAGCAATTTGCTATAaacatatttttcaaactgTCGATACCcctgatattttaaatgagTATGCTACAAAAAATGATCtaccaaaaaataaaaagaaacaaaaaggTGCCAATACAAGAAGAAAGCATTCCACAGAAGACGAGGGGGAAGAGGAGGATGACTCAGTTAATCCtgacaataataatgatacgATTAGAAGTGTTGATGATTTTATGGATACTAGTGATGAGgctgatgatgataataatgatgaaagGAATGTTGATCAAAATATGATAAGtagtgatgatgaagatattaCTTCTAATGGacaaatttcaaatggTAATGATTCTACTTATTCAAGTAATagattatcaaataatgttaatatttcaaatacttTAAACGAAAATGAATTTGTTGTTAAGGAGTTTAGATATGATGAGGAGTCGAACATTTTAAGAAAGCCTAACACGGATAAGATCAATAACTTACAAGCTGGTGATGGATCTTTATTGGGGACACTAAATACTATGATcaatgattatttaatcCATGAGGGTTTAATTGACGTTGCCAAAGGGTTTTTGACGGATTTGAAGAAAGAAGCCTTAGATTTAGAAGATAATAGAAAAGAATTGGAGGCTATTAACCATAATGAGAGACAAATCATTGCTGAAGAGAATAATTTAAGGATCAGACAAGAATTGAGAAGGTTAATTaatgagaaaaatatttcgaAATGTATTGAAtgcattaataaaaatctcCCCCAGTtattaatcaaaaatattgatttgtATTTTGAACTGAGAAAGGCAGAATATATTATGATGATCAAAGGTATTCCAGAGAAAAAGTTTACTATCAATCAAGTGATCAATGAGGGGCAAGTTCTAACACAAGAATTTGTCCATAATAAAACTGTGAaggaaaaatatagaaataaatttcaaaaggaGCTGATTAAtatatcttctttattaGCCTACGAAAATCCTCTCACAGAAGCTCCAGAGGAAGTTACGATATATTTGTCATCAGAGTATCTACATGATAGATTATTTAGAATGATAAACGAAAGtattttacaatatttGCATAGAGTGAACTCTTGTGTTTTGGGGGATCTTGTAGATTATACTCGTGGTATGATATTGACATTACAAAATGttgattattcaaatacaagtaaaaacaaatatttcaaattattaaatttagatGAAGATATATTGAGCTGA